The region TCGCCATAGGTCTCGGGGCACTGTTCGCCTTTATTCTGGCCAGGGGGATTGCCGGCCCGGTCCAACGTCTGGTCGAGGGTGTCACTCTGGTCGCCGGCGGCGATCTTACCCGCGCTGTGTCGGTGGAATCGCGCGATGAGATCGGGACGCTGGCCGCCAGTTTCAACAAAATGGTTGCCGATTTAAGGGCGCTGGTTTCACAGGTCAGCGACCTGGCTCACAAACTGGCCGCGTCCAGCCAGGAACTGACCGCCAGCGCCGAACAATCGGCCCAGGCCTCCGGGCAGGTGGCGGCGTCGATTACCGAGGTGGCGGCCGGTGCCGGAAAGCAGCTTGAAGCTGTAACTGTTACCGCCGAGACGGTTGACCGGATGTCGACAGGCGTTCGACAAATGGCAACCGATGTACGGACGGCTGCAGACCTTGCCGGTAAGGCGGCGCAATCTGCCGGCGAAGGCGGTCAGGCGGTCGAAGCGGCGGTTTCCCAGATGGCCCGGATCGAGACTACGGTCAACGATTCGGCGGCGGTTGTCGCCAAGTTGGGCGAACAGTCCGAGGAAATCGGTCAAATAATCGATACGATAACCGATATAGCCGGCCAGACCAACTTGCTCGCCCTCAATGCCGCCATCGAAGCGGCCAGGGCCGGCGAACTGGGCCGAGGGTTCGCGGTGGTGGCCGAAGAGGTGCGGAAGCTTGCCGAACAGTCTCAGCAAGCCGCAGGGCAAATTGCCGACCTAATCGGCGGCATCCAGGCGGAAACCGCCCAAGCGGTGACGGCGATGGAAAAGGGCACGCGGGAGGTTGGCGAGGGGGCGGTATTGGTGACTACGGCCGGGCAGGCGTTCCAGAGCATAGTCCGGCTTGTGGGCGAAGTATCCTCCCGGTCGGGAGAGGTGGCAACCATTATAAACGGGTTTGCCGGCGACAGTGAGCAGACGGTCAAGGCCGTAGAAGGGATCAGGGCAATCAGCCGGGACACGATGGGTCAGGCTGAGACGGTCTCAGCCGCCACTGAGGAACAGTCGGCCTCTCTTGAGGAAATCGCCGCGTCGAGCCGTGAGCTTGCGACTATGGCGGGTGAACTGCAGGCAATGGTGATGAGATTCAGAATTTGACGCAGTGATATGCGACCCCCGGGTAATTGTCCCGGGGGTTTAGTTTTTAGGCAGGCGTTATCTTTGCCATATCCAGTATCCGTTGCCAGAGCTCCGGCGGCACCGGCATGACCGACAGGCGGGGGAGGCGAGCAAGCTCCCAGGCTGCGAACGCCTGGTCGTTCTTGATCTCGCGCAACGTGACCGGTCGCGGCAGGCGGTAACGCGGGGCCACATCCACGACCACAAAGCGCTTGTCGTCTACGTTCGGGTCGGGATACGCCGGCGCGACGACTTCGGCGACGCCGACGATCGCTTTTTCCTTGCCGGTATGGTAAATGAAAGTAAGGTCACCGGTCGCCATCCGCCTCATAAAGGCGAGGGCGCGGAAGTTCCGCACCCCGTTCCAGCGGTCGCGCCCCAGGCGAGCCAGGTCGTCATAGGCGAATTCGTCAGGTTCGGTTTTCATCAGCCAAAAGGCCATTCGCAAACACCTCCGGTTGTCCCTGAAGATAGTATTCCCCGCCCCGTCGTCGCCGCCCTGCCGGTTTCTGGCGGGAATTTCCGTCAACTTATTACTTATCAGGTTATAACTTTCCTCTATGAGTTTGTGACAAATACCACATATCATGTAGGGGGTCAGTCTGCTACAATTGAAGTGAATAATCAGTACGGGAGGACTACGCCTATGGGTGAAACCTTTAGCTGGCTCATCGCCGGACCATTCATGTATCTGGCCGTCATCATCTTCGTTGCCGTTACCCTGAAGAAGGTTGTCACTATCGCTTCGATGCCCCGTCACCTCAGATGGGATCTTTATCCGATCGCGCATGAGGGGCCGGCAGGGTCGGTGTTTCAAAAGGTCGAGTTCTGGAAGCAGCCCCGCGCCGTTCACCTTGCCTATGAGCTGGCCGAAATGGCTGAGGAAATTTTCCTTCTGAAGAGGACCTTTTTGTATAACCGCAAAATGTGGAACTTTTCTTACCCCATGCATGCCGGCTTCTATCTTATCATCGGCTGGATCGGCCTCGTGAAATTCGGCGCCCTCCTGGAACTGATCGTCGGTCTTAAGGTTTCCGGAGCCTCGACGGTTTTCTGGGCCCAGGCGCTCAACGCCGCGACAATCTTGGCCGGGGCGGCCGGGCTTGTTCTCGGCCTCTTCGGATGCCTTGGCCTGCTGTGGATGCGCTATACCGACGAAGACCTAAAGGACTTCTCATCGCCGGTGACGTTCCTAAACCTGTATCTGCTCATCGCCCTTTTCGGGGTCGGGCTGGTCGCCTGGCTGGTCGAAGACCCCTCGTTCGTGCTTGCCAGGGGATACGTAGCCTCACTCTACGTTTTTAAACCGGCAGTCCTGCCTCCGATCATGACCTTTGAGGCGCTGTTGCTCGGCATCTTCCTTATCTATCTGCCTTTCAGCCGCATGCTGCATTTCGCCGCCAAATATTTCTTCTACCATAACATCATGTGGGACGACGAGCCGCTTGTCGCCGGCGGCAGCCTCGACAAAACGATCGGCGGGTACCTGCATTTCAAAGCGGAATGGTCGGCTCCCCACCTGAAATCCGGCGGCTCCTGGCTGGAGCAGGCAACGACCAACCCGGCCAAGCCGAAGGAGGAGGGAAAATAGGCTATGAAACATAAAGTTCGTCTTAAGGACATGGCGAAGCCGGCCGAGGTGCTGTGCCCGCTGGCCGTAACCGACCTCGACCCGGTTCCCGGCTACGAAGAGAGGCCGTTCAAGCAAGTTAAACCGGAATGGAAGGAAAAATACGATCTCTCCCTCGACGGTTTCTCGGCTCTCGCCCTTACGCCGCCGGCCACCAAGGAAGCGGAGGAAGAACTCGTCAACAAGTTTCTTCGCGGCCTGGAGAAGCTGTTCACCAAGGAGAACAACTGGACGTTCATGCAGCCGACCGCGCTCAGCACCGATTACTGCGTGCGCTGCAACACCTGCAACGAAGCATGCCCGGTTTATGTGGAGAGCGGGCGCCAGGACATCTACCGTCCCAACTACCGCTCCGAACTGCTGCGTAAAATATATCAGCGCTACTTCACCACCGAGGGACGCCTGCTAGGCAGCTTCGTCGGCGCAGACGTCGAACTCAACTGGCGGACCATCTACCGTCTCGCCGAACTGACCTACCGCTGCACCATCTGCCGCCGTTGCGCCGCCACCTGCCCGGTCGGGGTCGACAACGGCCTGATGAACCGCGAACTGAGAAAGCTGTTCAGCCAGGAACTCGGCATAGCTTCCGAGGGCGTTCATAAGGGCGGCACGATGCGTCACCTGCAGACCGGTTCCTCGACAGGCATGACGCCGGCTGCTTTCCTCGACACCATTGAGTTTATTGAAGACGACATCGAAGAGAGAATCGGCCGGCGGATAAAAATACCCATCGACAAGAAGGGCGCCGACATTCTCCTCATCCATAACGCCGGGGAATTCGTTTCCTGGCCCGAGAATCCGGCCGCTTTCGCCATCCTCCTCGACGCCGCCGGCATCGACTGGACGCTGTCGAGCGAATCGATGGGCTATGAAGGGGTCAACTACGGCACATGGTATGACGATTTCCAGTTTGCCCGCGTGGCTGTCGCCCAGGTACAGGCGGCCAAGAAGCTCGGTGTGAGGCGGATTGTTGTCGGCGAGTGCGGTCACGCTACCAAAGCCCTCGTCGAAATTGCCGACCGGGTATGCGTAGGCGATTTGGCCATTCCCCGCGAGGGCTGCCTGCCGCTGCTTGAGCAGATCGTCACCAGTGGGGCGATCAAGTTTGATCCAAGCAAGAATAATTTCCCGATAACGCTCCATGACCCGTGCAACATGGTCCGCCTGATGGGCATCGTTTCGCCGCAGCGCAACGTTCTTAAGGCCATCACTCCGCCCGGCTGCTTCCGCGAAATGCCCAACGCCGGCGTGATGAACTACTGTTGCGGCGGCGGCAGCGGCTTTGCGGTAATGAACTCCATGAATTTCCCCGAGTGGCGGGACAGCGTGGCCTCACGCATGAAGGCCAAGCAGGTGCTGGAGGCTTTCAGCGACTGCCTCGATCCCTCC is a window of Selenomonadales bacterium 4137-cl DNA encoding:
- a CDS encoding (Fe-S)-binding protein, which codes for MKHKVRLKDMAKPAEVLCPLAVTDLDPVPGYEERPFKQVKPEWKEKYDLSLDGFSALALTPPATKEAEEELVNKFLRGLEKLFTKENNWTFMQPTALSTDYCVRCNTCNEACPVYVESGRQDIYRPNYRSELLRKIYQRYFTTEGRLLGSFVGADVELNWRTIYRLAELTYRCTICRRCAATCPVGVDNGLMNRELRKLFSQELGIASEGVHKGGTMRHLQTGSSTGMTPAAFLDTIEFIEDDIEERIGRRIKIPIDKKGADILLIHNAGEFVSWPENPAAFAILLDAAGIDWTLSSESMGYEGVNYGTWYDDFQFARVAVAQVQAAKKLGVRRIVVGECGHATKALVEIADRVCVGDLAIPREGCLPLLEQIVTSGAIKFDPSKNNFPITLHDPCNMVRLMGIVSPQRNVLKAITPPGCFREMPNAGVMNYCCGGGSGFAVMNSMNFPEWRDSVASRMKAKQVLEAFSDCLDPSIPKYYCAPCSNCKGAARDALMEYYGFRDKYNIIYGGLVELMVNAMVDIEKPFVSWEDEF
- a CDS encoding EVE domain-containing protein, whose amino-acid sequence is MAFWLMKTEPDEFAYDDLARLGRDRWNGVRNFRALAFMRRMATGDLTFIYHTGKEKAIVGVAEVVAPAYPDPNVDDKRFVVVDVAPRYRLPRPVTLREIKNDQAFAAWELARLPRLSVMPVPPELWQRILDMAKITPA
- a CDS encoding methyl-accepting chemotaxis protein: MNLSVGIKQKLAGYIIVLVAVAVLATALPAFYFFSDNMEKAHETVAKQGMEGLASLLEDYKKQAAAGAAIMAAYPGIGQAIEARDTAAVVRLLGPVAKRTGVDSLTVSDAKGIVIARTHDPKTGDSVANQANVRQALQGSIFSAVEPGTIIRLSVRAGAPVKNAEGKVVGVITPGFTVSNDKIVDEVKRLFGTDATLFLGDERVSTTIIKDGKRLVGTKLYGEIAAKVLGEGKKYTGKADILGMQYVTAYMPLFGVDNKPIGVIFAGQNISEMTRERNKMVGVIGAIAVVAIGLGALFAFILARGIAGPVQRLVEGVTLVAGGDLTRAVSVESRDEIGTLAASFNKMVADLRALVSQVSDLAHKLAASSQELTASAEQSAQASGQVAASITEVAAGAGKQLEAVTVTAETVDRMSTGVRQMATDVRTAADLAGKAAQSAGEGGQAVEAAVSQMARIETTVNDSAAVVAKLGEQSEEIGQIIDTITDIAGQTNLLALNAAIEAARAGELGRGFAVVAEEVRKLAEQSQQAAGQIADLIGGIQAETAQAVTAMEKGTREVGEGAVLVTTAGQAFQSIVRLVGEVSSRSGEVATIINGFAGDSEQTVKAVEGIRAISRDTMGQAETVSAATEEQSASLEEIAASSRELATMAGELQAMVMRFRI
- a CDS encoding respiratory nitrate reductase subunit gamma, with the translated sequence MGETFSWLIAGPFMYLAVIIFVAVTLKKVVTIASMPRHLRWDLYPIAHEGPAGSVFQKVEFWKQPRAVHLAYELAEMAEEIFLLKRTFLYNRKMWNFSYPMHAGFYLIIGWIGLVKFGALLELIVGLKVSGASTVFWAQALNAATILAGAAGLVLGLFGCLGLLWMRYTDEDLKDFSSPVTFLNLYLLIALFGVGLVAWLVEDPSFVLARGYVASLYVFKPAVLPPIMTFEALLLGIFLIYLPFSRMLHFAAKYFFYHNIMWDDEPLVAGGSLDKTIGGYLHFKAEWSAPHLKSGGSWLEQATTNPAKPKEEGK